The Nitrososphaerota archaeon genomic interval GCTTCGACCTCTGGACGGGAGCCGGCACGGCAGCCGTCTGGTATTCCACTATTGTCATGTCAAACCACCGTCAGGGGGTATGGCGGTTAGGGTATTTATGTGTTACCGTCATAATCAATATTGGGGGTTAGGTTGATATAGCGCACCGACCGGGTGCATAGCATGCAAGGCCAGGGTTCGCCCAAATCGCCGACGAGCCTTGAGGTCTGCCTTGACTTCACCGACACCGTGGATTGGCGAACAAGTAACCATGCCAAGGACGCGATTAGGAGCTACGATGACCTGCTTGTATGGAGTTCGAGGAAGGGCCTCCTGAGCAGGGAAGAGGAGAAGACGCTTGGCACCTTCCTGCAGAAGAATGAAGCGCTGAAAAGCAAAGTGGTGAAGGACGCGCACGAACTCCGAGAGGCGATCTACCGGATTTTCTCGGCGATTGCACACGGGCGGAAGGCTGAAGAAGGCGACATCGAGGTTCTGAACGAGCACCTCGCAAAGAGCATGGGGAAGCTCGAGCTTCGCAACTCCGGGAATCAGTACGCCTGGGCCTGGCGCGATGCCGAGGCAGCCGACATGATGCTTTGGCCGATTGCCAGCTCAGCGGCCGACCTGCTGACCTCGGAGGACCTGGCCCGGGTGAGGGAGTGCGCGAATGAAGAGGAGGGATGCGGTTCGCTCTTCCTGGATTCTTCGAAGAGCCACACGAAGAAATGGTGCAGCATGGATAGCTGCGGCAATAGGGCAAAGGTCAGAGCATATTACAACAGACACGGGCGTTCGAAAAAGATCGCGCGACAGGACTAGCCAGTGCCGGGCTGACCGGACTTTCCCCTGTTGAATGAGATTCTGTGACGTTTGGTCCGCTATGGTTTCTTGATGTTGGTGACTAGCAACCTGAACTGAAGGGTCTTCCCTGCCATCGGGTGCCTGCCCGTCTTGCCGTAGGCCTTCTCCGGAGGGAGCGTCACTTCCTTGGTCTCGTTCACCTTCATTCCGATTAGGGCCTCCTCGAAGCCGCTGATCACCTGATGAGCACCCAGCACGACTTGCAGGGGTTTGTAGTCGCGGGCGGGGCTGAAAAGCCCTGACTTCGTCGCCTCTGCCTTCATGCTCGTGTCGAAGACCTTTCCTCCTGGGAACTTTCCGAGATAGTGGACAGAAATCGTGTCTCCTTTCTGTGCTGTGATTTCGCTCAATTCGTATCGGCCGGCCAGGGCTTTCCCTTTAATGATTGTGTCCTGGCGAAGCCGCCTCTCGCTGTTCCTGTCTGTCCAGTCCAGCCTCCCGGGATTCTCCTTCCGCGTTCCGTTCGGGCTTCGAACTTCACGAAGGTCTTGAGCCCTTCAGCGCCCGATCTCGGCGTCAAGCATTACGC includes:
- a CDS encoding ABATE domain-containing protein; translated protein: MQGQGSPKSPTSLEVCLDFTDTVDWRTSNHAKDAIRSYDDLLVWSSRKGLLSREEEKTLGTFLQKNEALKSKVVKDAHELREAIYRIFSAIAHGRKAEEGDIEVLNEHLAKSMGKLELRNSGNQYAWAWRDAEAADMMLWPIASSAADLLTSEDLARVRECANEEEGCGSLFLDSSKSHTKKWCSMDSCGNRAKVRAYYNRHGRSKKIARQD
- a CDS encoding FKBP-type peptidyl-prolyl cis-trans isomerase, which codes for MSEITAQKGDTISVHYLGKFPGGKVFDTSMKAEATKSGLFSPARDYKPLQVVLGAHQVISGFEEALIGMKVNETKEVTLPPEKAYGKTGRHPMAGKTLQFRLLVTNIKKP